The following coding sequences lie in one Vibrio sp. BS-M-Sm-2 genomic window:
- a CDS encoding Na+/H+ antiporter family protein, whose translation MNPVVISVCIMLVLALMRVNVVVALTFSAIIGGVASGMGLNDAVAAFESGLGGGATIALSYAMLGTFAVAISRSGITDLLAQSVIKRIHGKENSAASTGLKYGILASLILVTMSSQNVIPVHIAFIPILIPPLLGVFAKMNLDRRLVACVLTFGLITPYMVLPIGFGGIFLNNILLKNLHDNGLENVVASQVPMAMLLPAAGMIFGLLTAVFFTYRKPRQYKETSHTVVSTEVKEINKKHILVAAAGIVAALTVQLSTGSMIIGALAGFMVFTFGGVIAWKETQDVFTKGVHMMAMIGFIMIAAAGFAAVMKQTGGVESLVEALSTSIGDNKPLAALLMLVVGLLVTMGIGSSFSTIPILATIYVPLAAAFGFSPMATIALVGTAAALGDAGSPASDSTLGPTSGLNADGQHEHVWETVVPTFLHYNIPLIVFGWIAAMVL comes from the coding sequence ATGAATCCTGTTGTAATTTCAGTTTGCATCATGCTTGTTTTAGCTTTGATGCGCGTAAACGTAGTCGTTGCTCTCACGTTCAGCGCAATTATCGGTGGCGTAGCCTCTGGTATGGGCTTGAACGACGCAGTCGCGGCTTTCGAAAGTGGATTAGGTGGCGGTGCAACTATCGCACTTAGCTACGCTATGCTTGGTACATTCGCTGTTGCTATCTCACGTTCTGGTATCACAGATCTCCTTGCTCAAAGTGTTATCAAACGCATTCACGGCAAAGAGAACAGTGCAGCATCGACTGGTCTTAAATACGGCATCCTGGCGTCGTTGATCTTAGTAACCATGTCTTCGCAAAACGTGATTCCTGTACATATCGCCTTCATCCCAATCTTAATCCCACCTCTACTAGGCGTATTCGCAAAAATGAACCTAGACCGTCGTCTAGTTGCGTGTGTGCTTACTTTTGGTCTGATTACGCCTTACATGGTGTTACCGATTGGTTTTGGCGGCATCTTCCTAAACAACATCCTGCTTAAAAACCTTCACGACAATGGTCTTGAAAACGTTGTAGCAAGCCAAGTACCTATGGCAATGTTGTTACCAGCAGCAGGCATGATCTTCGGCCTTCTTACCGCAGTATTCTTTACTTACCGTAAGCCTCGCCAATACAAAGAAACTTCTCACACTGTTGTTTCAACAGAAGTGAAAGAGATCAATAAGAAGCACATCCTAGTTGCAGCGGCTGGTATCGTAGCAGCGCTAACAGTTCAACTGTCGACGGGTTCTATGATCATCGGTGCTCTAGCGGGCTTCATGGTATTTACCTTCGGTGGCGTCATTGCTTGGAAAGAGACACAAGATGTTTTCACCAAGGGCGTTCATATGATGGCAATGATCGGTTTCATCATGATTGCAGCGGCAGGTTTCGCGGCAGTTATGAAGCAAACGGGTGGCGTTGAATCTCTGGTTGAAGCGCTTTCAACCAGCATCGGTGACAATAAACCTCTAGCTGCGCTACTTATGCTAGTGGTTGGTCTACTCGTAACGATGGGCATTGGTTCTTCGTTCTCTACGATTCCAATCCTTGCGACTATCTACGTTCCACTAGCGGCAGCATTTGGTTTCTCGCCAATGGCAACGATCGCTCTAGTAGGTACAGCAGCAGCACTTGGTGATGCGGGCTCTCCGGCTTCTGACTCAACATTAGGTCCAACGTCTGGTCTAAATGCTGATGGTCAACACGAGCACGTTTGGGAAACTGTAGTACCAACATTCTTGCACTACAACATCCCACTGATCGTATTCGGTTGGATTGCAGCCATGGTTCTGTAA
- the rnt gene encoding ribonuclease T produces MTVENEALTLKKRFRGYFPVVIDVETAGFNAETDALLEICAITLKMDENGDLHPASTLHFHIEPFEGANIEQAALDFNGIKDPFSPLRGAVSEQEALKEIYKLVRKEQKASDCSRAIMVAHNATFDLNFVNAASERCKLKRVPFHPFATFDTAALSGLAYGQTVLAKACRTAGMEFDNKEAHSALYDTQKTTELFCGIVNKWKALGGWPLVDEE; encoded by the coding sequence ATGACTGTAGAAAACGAAGCTCTGACCCTAAAAAAACGCTTTCGTGGCTATTTTCCAGTGGTCATCGACGTGGAAACCGCAGGGTTTAACGCTGAAACCGATGCATTATTAGAAATCTGTGCCATTACATTAAAAATGGATGAGAACGGAGATCTGCACCCTGCATCAACGCTTCATTTTCACATTGAGCCTTTTGAAGGCGCAAATATAGAGCAGGCAGCATTAGACTTTAACGGAATTAAAGACCCATTTAGCCCATTACGTGGTGCTGTGTCGGAACAAGAAGCCCTTAAAGAAATCTACAAGCTAGTGAGAAAAGAACAAAAAGCTTCAGATTGCAGTCGCGCAATCATGGTTGCTCACAACGCTACATTCGATTTGAACTTCGTTAATGCGGCAAGTGAGCGCTGTAAGCTTAAACGCGTCCCTTTCCATCCATTTGCTACTTTTGACACTGCAGCTCTTAGTGGTCTTGCCTACGGTCAAACCGTTTTGGCTAAAGCTTGCCGCACTGCAGGGATGGAATTTGACAACAAAGAAGCACACTCTGCTTTGTATGATACGCAAAAAACCACAGAGTTATTTTGCGGCATTGTAAACAAATGGAAAGCCCTTGGTGGTTGGCCTCTTGTTGACGAAGAATAA
- a CDS encoding DUF2753 domain-containing protein, whose translation MISEWEKHTLLADTALQLDDPVRSILHYQQALNLSEEITERTDIQADERLLISVISCHNLAQFWRWAGDTEYELKYLQLASEKVLTLIPQCPNTQCSSFIDSIGCCKKALIDFMKRHPNPKIASMVEKIDTATNCEMIARFRLN comes from the coding sequence ATGATTAGCGAATGGGAAAAACACACGTTACTCGCCGATACGGCATTGCAGCTCGATGATCCTGTACGAAGTATTCTTCACTATCAGCAAGCATTGAACTTAAGCGAAGAAATTACAGAACGTACCGATATTCAGGCCGATGAACGCCTACTGATTTCAGTGATTTCTTGTCACAATCTTGCGCAATTCTGGCGCTGGGCCGGTGATACTGAATACGAACTTAAGTATCTTCAACTGGCTTCAGAAAAAGTGCTGACTCTTATCCCTCAATGCCCTAACACGCAATGTTCTAGCTTTATTGATTCAATTGGTTGCTGTAAGAAAGCGCTGATCGATTTCATGAAACGCCATCCCAACCCTAAAATTGCTTCTATGGTCGAAAAGATCGATACCGCGACCAACTGTGAAATGATTGCTCGTTTCCGTCTTAACTAG
- a CDS encoding OmpA family protein, with product MKKQLITGSMLFSLLMSSSVMAQEKRYGASPQQSTWEMVANTPLECRLVHPIPNFGDAEFSSRASKKIILDFELKMRRPMGATRNVSLISMPPPWRPGESADRMTTIKFFQQFDGYVGGQTAWGILSELEKGRYPTFSYQEWQSRDQRIEVSLSSVLFQEKYNVFSDCVANLLPYSFEDISFTILHYDRNSDQLNKSSRKRLSQIADYVRYNQDIDLVLVATYTDSVDSKGISQNLSERRAESLREYFKSLGLPEDRIQVQGYGKRRPIADNNSPIGKDKNRRVVISLGRTQV from the coding sequence ATGAAGAAACAACTCATAACAGGTTCAATGCTATTTTCGCTTCTTATGTCGTCATCGGTAATGGCACAAGAAAAGCGTTACGGAGCATCTCCTCAACAGTCAACGTGGGAGATGGTGGCTAACACGCCACTAGAATGTCGCTTAGTTCATCCAATCCCAAATTTTGGTGACGCTGAGTTTTCATCTCGTGCGAGTAAAAAAATCATTTTGGACTTTGAGCTTAAAATGCGCCGCCCAATGGGTGCGACTCGCAATGTTAGCTTGATTTCAATGCCACCACCTTGGCGTCCGGGCGAAAGTGCTGATCGCATGACAACCATTAAGTTCTTCCAACAATTTGATGGCTACGTAGGCGGACAAACGGCTTGGGGTATTTTGAGTGAGCTGGAGAAAGGGCGTTACCCGACATTCAGTTACCAAGAGTGGCAAAGTCGAGATCAACGTATCGAAGTGTCGTTATCATCGGTGTTGTTCCAAGAAAAATACAATGTGTTCAGCGACTGTGTTGCCAACCTATTGCCTTACAGCTTTGAAGATATCTCTTTTACTATTTTGCATTACGACCGTAATAGCGATCAGCTGAATAAGTCGTCACGTAAAAGGTTGAGCCAGATTGCTGATTATGTTCGCTACAACCAAGATATTGATCTTGTGCTGGTGGCAACGTACACCGATTCTGTCGACAGCAAAGGCATTAGCCAAAACCTTTCAGAGCGCAGAGCTGAGTCGTTAAGAGAGTACTTTAAGTCTCTCGGTTTGCCAGAAGACCGTATTCAAGTACAAGGCTATGGTAAGCGTCGTCCAATTGCCGACAACAACTCGCCAATTGGTAAAGACAAGAACCGACGCGTTGTTATCTCATTGGGTAGAACGCAGGTTTAG
- a CDS encoding electron transport complex subunit E → MSDHKTLIKNGMWANNPALVQLLGLCPLLAVSSTVTNALGLGIATLLVLVGSNVAVSLVRNHVPKEVRIPVFVMIIASLVTCVQLLMNAYAYGLYLSLGIFIPLIVTNCIIIGRAEAFASKNEALPAAQDGFWMGLGMTSVLVVLGAMREVIGNGTLFDGADLLLGDWASVLRIQIFQFDNSFLLALLPPGAFIGVGFLIALKNIIDNQAKSRQPKQEKPVIERARVTNA, encoded by the coding sequence ATGAGTGACCATAAAACACTAATCAAAAATGGCATGTGGGCTAACAACCCTGCCCTAGTTCAACTACTTGGCTTATGTCCTCTGTTGGCTGTGTCTTCAACGGTGACTAACGCACTTGGGCTGGGTATTGCGACTCTGCTTGTATTGGTCGGTTCGAACGTTGCAGTTTCTCTGGTTCGTAACCACGTACCAAAAGAAGTGCGTATTCCAGTATTCGTAATGATCATTGCGTCACTGGTAACCTGTGTTCAACTTCTGATGAATGCTTACGCCTATGGCCTTTACCTGTCTTTGGGTATCTTCATCCCGCTGATCGTAACCAACTGTATCATCATTGGTCGAGCTGAAGCCTTCGCTTCTAAAAACGAGGCATTGCCTGCTGCTCAAGATGGTTTCTGGATGGGTCTTGGTATGACATCGGTACTGGTGGTACTGGGTGCAATGCGTGAGGTTATTGGTAACGGCACTCTATTTGATGGTGCAGACCTGCTTCTTGGTGATTGGGCTTCTGTGTTACGAATCCAGATATTCCAATTTGATAACAGCTTCTTGCTAGCCCTGCTTCCGCCAGGTGCCTTTATTGGTGTTGGTTTCTTGATTGCGTTGAAAAACATCATCGACAACCAAGCAAAATCTAGACAGCCTAAACAAGAAAAACCAGTCATTGAACGCGCTCGCGTTACCAATGCTTAA
- the gloA gene encoding lactoylglutathione lyase translates to MSNGRILHTMLRVGDLDKSIEFYTNVMGMQLLRKNENKEYEYTLAFVGFGDESQGAVIELTYNWGTTEYDLGSAFGHVAIGVDDIYTTCDAIKAAGGNVTREAGPVKGGSTHIAFVKDPDGYMIELIQNKQASAGLEG, encoded by the coding sequence ATGTCAAACGGTCGTATTTTACACACCATGCTACGCGTGGGTGATCTAGACAAGTCTATCGAGTTCTACACCAATGTAATGGGCATGCAGCTATTACGTAAGAACGAAAACAAAGAGTACGAATACACACTGGCTTTCGTTGGCTTTGGCGACGAATCTCAAGGCGCTGTGATTGAACTAACGTACAACTGGGGCACGACGGAATACGATCTTGGCTCTGCTTTTGGCCACGTTGCTATCGGTGTTGATGATATCTACACAACGTGTGATGCGATTAAAGCAGCAGGCGGTAACGTGACTCGTGAAGCAGGCCCAGTAAAAGGTGGCTCTACGCACATCGCATTCGTTAAAGATCCTGACGGCTACATGATTGAGCTGATTCAAAACAAACAAGCAAGCGCAGGTCTAGAAGGTTAA
- the nth gene encoding endonuclease III: MNNVKRVEILERLRENNPKPETELNWNSPFELLIAVLLSAQATDVSVNKATDKLYPVANTPQAIFDLGVDGLKEYIKTIGLFNSKAENTIKTCRMLLDLHNGEVPEDRAALEALPGVGRKTANVVLNTAFGWPTIAVDTHIYRVSNRTKLAMGKTVDDVEAKLLKVIPKEFKLDVHHWLILHGRYTCVARKPRCGSCIIEDLCEFKEKTDV; this comes from the coding sequence ATGAACAATGTAAAACGAGTAGAAATACTTGAGCGTTTAAGAGAAAACAATCCAAAGCCAGAGACTGAGCTTAACTGGAACAGCCCTTTCGAGTTGCTGATCGCGGTACTTTTATCAGCACAGGCAACCGATGTCAGTGTCAACAAAGCAACGGATAAGCTTTACCCAGTCGCCAATACTCCACAAGCCATTTTCGACCTAGGTGTTGATGGCTTGAAAGAGTACATCAAGACAATCGGCCTATTTAATTCAAAAGCAGAAAACACCATTAAAACGTGTCGAATGCTGCTTGACCTACACAACGGTGAAGTACCGGAAGATCGTGCGGCATTAGAAGCCCTTCCTGGCGTTGGTCGTAAGACAGCTAACGTAGTATTGAATACCGCTTTCGGTTGGCCAACCATTGCCGTTGATACTCACATCTACCGTGTATCAAACCGCACTAAGTTAGCAATGGGTAAAACGGTCGACGATGTTGAGGCTAAGCTTCTCAAAGTCATTCCAAAAGAATTCAAACTGGATGTCCACCATTGGCTCATTCTTCATGGACGTTACACCTGTGTCGCGCGTAAACCACGCTGTGGCAGTTGTATCATTGAAGACCTATGTGAGTTCAAAGAGAAGACGGACGTCTAG
- a CDS encoding transporter substrate-binding domain-containing protein, which produces MQNNATKTKTWCVAFLLSCLTVFMWPLHSLAESTPLANSSNNQVVLRVGLPSYNMVPYSYQHQTPSGNIVSEGLLISMLDEVSANAGFKYKIELFPTFSGVLSAFEQGELDLLVGVSSTKERQEYMTFSEPMFSIRRAVITQNLKINDLSELATANLALEKGFALNDLLPSLLPESRITTLDSTQAAFTAIEENRVDAYIGDALALSALLREQPKDSLTLSVLPDLPADHLHFAVKKGKHKLLSRINFALEDIKQGSLQSIYNQWLAPSQHSMLLDYGTLNLTQDEKNWLDNNPSIPVGTHSNWYPYDFTNEQQQHSGLSADILNLISNVLGVSFESTTYLTPEAAEVAFNNGETMVLTNITPTTDKARYMDFTQAYSFEPWLLLSRSDRLGNFAPSGTEDIGVIEDSGGTTVLPSLCLTCQAVPYINHVSAFQALQKDEISFALASLHHAAPLLHQDYVGQFKITGTINEQNSAPLALAVNFRHPMLLSILNKAIGALPANELERLENKWLTYEYQEGLSPREVAKWSVIIGLGIFVVIFVIVFWNRRMAAEIEQRKVAEQRAKAAEAHLQTLADNIDGVVLKHIQMHPQQPLNIQFSFVSAGVSDMFGLSVDSVKEHPQHLFELVSKEDLPQFEASMLDAIETGHWESEQQVQLESGELKWVKFNSQVSNGHAIEWNTVITDITLLKKQQQALDNARQKAESATAAKSQFLATISHEVRTPISGILGLLELMQEHQLSEELLNLHGGLNQSARNLLHIVNDVLDYSKIEAGKLELNPTEIEFGKVLARIVQPQSIHAQQKGLAFHYWQDPNLAQWLFADDIRLHQILNNFLNNAIKFTEHGTISLHVDVIKKNEHQQTISLTVSDTGIGIPKDRQQSLFQPFEQADKTTSRRFGGTGLGLSIALKLIEQMDGNIELSSEEGKGSHFTVTVTLPTCTLQDAVSNALALPQTLICPSEVENPIGLDVGNHSHEVYVVGYVLQQEELCRYLKHFGLEPKVLHINQKHLLKEMVVKHQPKHIFVAMSVWHQLTITDAWIQQHTSSTRFTVINQNPMLSPEPLGNSWCLSVNPLLPDNLVHVLTKPVSHDNLISPLDNETKTPIATETREQAELNGRLILVAEDHPINQQVIAKQLENIGVHADIVDNGVLALNALKDKRYGLLLTDCHMPEMDGYTLASSIRQIEQRKEELNRETQRLPIVALTANAVQGEDANCYAHGMDDFLVKPVSIKQMRLTIEKWLPAIDDSNPVRETDVYDAKELKAQNQEVNASSNSSPKDEETNKDEEANEFSMLFQDIEQSFEDNQSLEPSEDLVPANARDSSSDTNNQVIDYATLYDLFDDHDVVLTLLEEFAASFMEDNKRINDLWANKEYRELKTTAHRLKGAAKMVACDTIASPLAIIEAQANDLVTEATGLEQAESTIEASIAEVTTTFERFTEEINQLRQTKEKAYSYE; this is translated from the coding sequence ATGCAGAACAATGCTACAAAAACGAAAACGTGGTGTGTCGCCTTTCTATTGAGTTGCCTTACGGTATTCATGTGGCCACTGCACAGCCTTGCTGAAAGTACACCTCTAGCAAACTCGTCGAATAACCAAGTTGTATTACGTGTCGGCCTACCTTCTTACAACATGGTTCCTTATAGCTACCAACATCAAACGCCCTCTGGGAACATTGTTTCTGAAGGACTACTCATCAGCATGTTGGATGAGGTATCGGCAAACGCAGGCTTCAAATATAAAATCGAGCTATTCCCTACATTTAGCGGCGTACTCAGTGCATTTGAACAGGGTGAATTAGATTTGTTGGTAGGCGTCTCTTCGACCAAAGAGCGCCAAGAATATATGACGTTCAGTGAACCCATGTTCTCGATTCGACGAGCGGTCATTACTCAAAATCTGAAAATAAACGACTTGAGTGAACTGGCAACCGCAAACTTAGCGCTAGAGAAAGGGTTTGCGCTCAATGATCTCCTACCTAGTTTACTTCCAGAGAGTCGAATTACCACGCTAGACAGCACACAAGCGGCCTTCACCGCGATTGAAGAGAATCGTGTTGATGCTTACATTGGTGATGCACTTGCGCTGTCTGCGTTACTGCGAGAACAACCTAAAGACTCACTTACACTATCGGTTCTTCCTGACCTTCCAGCTGACCACTTGCACTTTGCAGTCAAAAAAGGAAAACACAAACTACTCAGCCGAATCAATTTCGCTTTAGAGGACATCAAGCAAGGTTCGCTGCAGTCGATTTACAATCAATGGCTTGCTCCCTCTCAACACTCGATGTTGCTGGATTATGGAACATTGAATTTAACTCAAGACGAAAAGAACTGGCTTGATAACAATCCTTCCATCCCTGTAGGCACACATTCCAATTGGTATCCTTACGACTTTACCAATGAGCAACAGCAACACTCCGGCTTATCTGCTGACATATTAAATCTAATAAGTAATGTGCTTGGCGTGTCATTTGAAAGTACCACTTACCTAACCCCAGAAGCAGCCGAGGTCGCATTCAATAATGGTGAGACCATGGTGCTAACAAACATCACGCCAACCACAGATAAAGCTCGATACATGGACTTCACTCAAGCCTACAGCTTTGAACCTTGGTTGTTATTAAGTCGCTCTGATCGACTAGGTAACTTTGCGCCAAGTGGCACCGAAGATATTGGTGTGATTGAAGATTCCGGAGGCACAACGGTTCTACCTTCTCTCTGCCTGACTTGCCAAGCCGTCCCTTACATCAATCACGTCAGCGCTTTCCAAGCATTACAGAAAGACGAAATCAGTTTCGCGCTTGCTTCTCTTCATCATGCCGCGCCTTTATTGCATCAAGACTATGTAGGGCAATTCAAAATCACAGGCACCATTAATGAGCAAAACAGTGCTCCTTTGGCTTTAGCTGTTAACTTCCGCCACCCCATGCTGTTGAGTATTCTCAATAAAGCCATTGGCGCATTGCCTGCCAATGAACTTGAGCGCTTGGAGAACAAATGGCTAACCTATGAATACCAAGAAGGTTTGTCGCCACGCGAAGTGGCTAAATGGTCGGTGATCATCGGGCTTGGGATCTTTGTGGTTATCTTCGTGATCGTATTCTGGAACCGCAGAATGGCGGCGGAAATCGAGCAGCGAAAAGTCGCAGAACAGCGCGCCAAAGCCGCAGAAGCCCATTTACAAACACTGGCCGACAACATAGATGGGGTGGTGCTAAAACATATTCAAATGCACCCTCAACAGCCTTTGAATATCCAGTTTAGCTTCGTCAGTGCCGGTGTATCCGATATGTTCGGCTTATCCGTGGATAGCGTAAAAGAACACCCTCAACATCTTTTCGAGCTTGTCTCGAAGGAAGACTTGCCACAGTTTGAAGCCAGTATGCTTGATGCTATTGAAACCGGGCATTGGGAAAGCGAACAGCAAGTGCAATTAGAGTCTGGTGAACTGAAATGGGTGAAATTTAATAGCCAAGTATCAAACGGCCACGCTATCGAATGGAACACGGTGATTACAGACATCACCCTACTGAAAAAACAGCAACAGGCTTTAGACAACGCCCGCCAGAAAGCTGAAAGTGCCACCGCCGCTAAGTCGCAGTTCCTAGCGACTATCAGCCATGAGGTTCGCACCCCAATTAGCGGGATCTTAGGGTTACTGGAATTAATGCAGGAGCATCAGTTGAGTGAAGAGTTGCTCAACCTACACGGAGGATTGAATCAGTCAGCTCGTAACTTACTGCACATCGTTAATGACGTGCTCGATTACTCTAAGATTGAAGCGGGAAAACTAGAGCTTAACCCGACCGAGATCGAGTTTGGTAAAGTACTAGCACGAATCGTGCAACCACAATCCATTCACGCGCAGCAAAAAGGCTTGGCCTTCCATTATTGGCAAGATCCAAATCTCGCTCAATGGCTGTTCGCAGATGACATACGACTCCACCAAATTCTAAATAACTTCCTCAATAATGCGATTAAGTTCACCGAACATGGCACGATTTCGTTACATGTCGACGTCATTAAGAAAAACGAACATCAACAAACAATTAGCCTCACCGTCTCAGACACGGGTATTGGTATCCCGAAAGACAGACAACAAAGCTTATTTCAGCCTTTTGAACAAGCTGACAAAACCACTAGCCGCCGTTTTGGTGGTACAGGGCTTGGACTATCTATAGCTTTGAAATTGATAGAACAGATGGATGGCAACATAGAACTGTCGAGTGAAGAAGGAAAAGGCAGCCACTTTACGGTTACCGTTACCCTCCCGACTTGTACTCTTCAAGATGCAGTAAGCAACGCTTTGGCTCTACCACAAACGCTGATTTGCCCTTCGGAGGTTGAGAATCCTATTGGACTAGATGTGGGTAATCACTCACACGAGGTGTATGTGGTTGGTTACGTTCTTCAACAAGAAGAGCTGTGCCGATATTTGAAACACTTCGGCCTTGAACCAAAGGTTCTGCATATTAACCAAAAGCACCTTCTCAAAGAGATGGTCGTCAAACATCAGCCAAAACACATCTTTGTGGCGATGTCTGTGTGGCATCAGCTGACGATTACCGATGCTTGGATTCAACAACATACAAGCTCAACACGATTTACCGTGATCAACCAAAATCCAATGCTCTCGCCTGAGCCTTTAGGCAACTCTTGGTGTTTGTCGGTCAATCCATTACTGCCCGATAACTTGGTTCACGTTCTAACGAAGCCCGTCAGTCACGACAATCTAATATCGCCATTAGACAACGAAACTAAAACGCCGATCGCCACAGAGACTCGCGAACAAGCTGAACTCAACGGCAGGCTGATTCTGGTCGCAGAAGATCATCCCATCAACCAACAAGTCATCGCTAAACAGCTTGAAAATATCGGTGTCCACGCCGACATCGTTGATAACGGAGTGTTAGCTCTGAACGCCTTGAAAGATAAACGCTATGGCTTATTACTAACCGATTGCCACATGCCCGAAATGGACGGATACACACTTGCATCAAGCATTCGTCAAATAGAACAACGCAAAGAAGAGCTGAACCGAGAAACTCAAAGACTGCCAATCGTCGCGCTGACGGCAAATGCTGTGCAAGGTGAAGATGCTAATTGCTACGCGCACGGCATGGATGACTTCTTGGTTAAACCCGTTTCGATTAAGCAGATGAGATTGACCATTGAGAAGTGGCTGCCCGCAATCGACGATTCCAACCCAGTTCGTGAAACTGATGTTTACGATGCAAAGGAATTAAAGGCACAGAATCAGGAAGTCAATGCTTCATCAAACTCTTCACCTAAAGACGAGGAAACCAATAAAGACGAAGAAGCCAATGAATTTTCGATGCTGTTCCAAGATATTGAACAAAGCTTTGAGGATAATCAGAGCCTAGAGCCAAGCGAAGACCTCGTTCCTGCAAACGCCCGAGACTCCTCCAGCGATACCAACAATCAAGTGATCGACTACGCCACCCTCTATGATCTCTTCGACGATCACGATGTCGTACTGACCTTACTTGAAGAGTTTGCCGCAAGCTTCATGGAAGATAATAAACGGATAAACGACCTGTGGGCTAACAAGGAATACCGAGAACTAAAAACCACGGCACACCGACTTAAAGGCGCAGCAAAAATGGTGGCATGTGACACGATTGCTTCTCCGCTCGCAATCATTGAGGCGCAAGCAAACGATCTAGTAACCGAAGCCACGGGCTTAGAGCAAGCCGAATCAACAATTGAAGCATCAATCGCGGAAGTCACTACCACATTCGAACGGTTTACAGAGGAGATAAACCAACTACGTCAGACAAAAGAAAAGGCTTACTCTTATGAGTAA
- a CDS encoding response regulator, whose translation MDILARSRYLIIDDSSVIQSATRALLIKLGVPNNNVISASNAQNAIEACRAHRFDILLIDHDLGSGSNGLQLLELLQQKELIKPQTLVFIVTGNDSQDIFFGYAHFEPDGYLIKPIRADDIIKRVTSALCRQQYFSTLEQAYLKNGLNAVKPLFGKAPDPSTLKDAIIYMANILIKNHHLDEAQAMLNGLLQLHDYLPAKVKLVEIHIAKQNYHDALSQIDSLIENNPRNIKLQQLKVKICLNTSDFESANQLIDQVLTINGSNIELTNTMVWLQLLDKNVEQATLHLKSLAQLIPHSIWDSAGKRALILWTDSLTLTQKELALWKPEGAWQRLSHSEKSYALSKPLLKLCRTLQLIQLEQHEVAKERIESISMNEFSDNDVEAFFLLALCYQAFGLQDKVDQIKRQIEIHLKADHTSLALLQRMALQQADNFALPTLTKAPLAAVS comes from the coding sequence ATGGATATACTCGCCCGATCGCGCTACCTCATCATTGATGACAGCAGCGTCATTCAAAGTGCGACACGCGCACTGCTTATCAAACTCGGTGTTCCGAACAACAATGTAATCAGCGCCTCCAATGCCCAAAATGCAATTGAGGCTTGCCGCGCACATCGATTCGATATATTACTGATTGACCATGATTTAGGCTCAGGTAGTAATGGCTTACAACTGCTTGAGCTTTTGCAGCAGAAAGAGTTAATCAAACCACAAACCCTTGTGTTTATAGTGACGGGTAATGATAGCCAAGACATCTTCTTTGGCTATGCTCACTTCGAACCTGATGGCTACCTGATCAAGCCAATAAGAGCCGATGACATCATAAAACGAGTGACATCAGCCCTGTGTCGACAGCAATACTTTTCGACATTAGAGCAAGCCTATCTTAAGAACGGGCTCAACGCGGTAAAGCCACTCTTTGGTAAAGCCCCTGACCCATCGACATTGAAAGACGCCATAATCTACATGGCAAACATTCTGATTAAGAATCACCACCTCGATGAGGCACAAGCCATGTTAAATGGTTTGCTGCAGCTCCATGATTACTTGCCTGCCAAGGTTAAGCTGGTTGAAATCCATATCGCTAAACAGAATTATCACGACGCGCTCAGTCAGATAGATAGCTTGATAGAAAACAATCCACGCAACATCAAATTGCAGCAACTTAAGGTCAAGATCTGCCTCAATACCAGTGACTTCGAATCCGCTAACCAGCTAATCGACCAAGTGCTCACCATAAACGGCAGTAATATTGAGCTGACCAACACCATGGTTTGGCTACAACTGTTAGATAAAAACGTTGAACAAGCGACCCTACACCTCAAGTCGCTTGCTCAACTCATTCCCCACTCGATTTGGGATTCTGCTGGTAAGCGAGCACTGATCTTATGGACAGACAGTTTAACCCTCACTCAAAAAGAGCTAGCACTTTGGAAGCCTGAAGGGGCTTGGCAAAGGCTCTCTCATTCTGAAAAGTCGTACGCACTCAGTAAGCCGTTGTTGAAGCTTTGTCGAACCTTACAGCTCATTCAACTCGAACAGCATGAGGTGGCAAAAGAGCGTATTGAGAGTATTTCAATGAACGAGTTCTCAGACAATGATGTCGAAGCTTTCTTCTTATTAGCACTGTGTTATCAAGCCTTCGGTCTACAAGACAAAGTCGATCAAATAAAGCGCCAAATTGAGATCCACCTAAAAGCAGACCATACCAGCCTCGCCCTTTTGCAGCGTATGGCATTACAGCAAGCAGACAATTTTGCATTACCCACACTAACCAAAGCACCTTTGGCCGCCGTTAGTTGA